Below is a genomic region from Treponema sp. OMZ 798.
TTTTTAAATTTAAAAGAAAATCTCTTAAATAGCCTTAGTTCTATCTACTAAAAAGGCCTTATGGGCTTCATCCAAATAGGGACTAAGCCTTTCACGAACTTCTTTGTGATATTCGTTTAGCCAATTAATATCCTCATCCGATAGAATTCCGGGGACAATGGGTCTCGTATCAATAGGACAGAGGGTAATTGTCTTAAACTGATAGAACTCTCCGTCATCTGTTTTTGCAAATTCGGTAGTAACGATCAAGCTTTCAATGCGAATCCCGTGACTTCCTGCAACATAGAGCCCGGGCTCATTGGAGGTTACCATACCAAGTTTCATAGGAACATCTAAAAAGCGGCTTGAAATCGATTGAGGTCCCTCATGTACGGAAAGCACATAACCTACCCCGTGGCCTGTACCGTGTTTGTAATCACGTCCTCTAGCCCAAAGGTGTTCTCTTGGAATGGTATCGATAGCATGGCCTGTAGTTCCGGCCTTAAATTTGGCACGGGCAAGAGAAATATGGGCTTTTAAAACAAGTGTATAGTCCGTTTTTTCCTGCTCTGTAAGCTCTCCAAGTTTTATGGTTCTAGTAATATCTGTTGTACCGTTTAGATACTGTCCTCCGCTGTCCAAAAGCAAGAAACTCTTAGGTTGAAGTTTTGCAGATTCGGCAGGGGAAGGCGCATAGTGAATGATGGCACCGTTGGGGCCGTAGCCTGAGATGGTCTCAAAACTTTCTTCTAAAAAGTCCTTGCCTTCTGCCCTGAATTTTAAGAGTTTTTCGCTTACATCCCATTCTGTAATACCTTTTCCTGCATTTTCCTCTACCCATTTTAGGATTTTTACCATTGCGGCGCCGTCTTTTTCCATAGCGTCATCGAAGTTTTTAAGCTCAACGGCATTTTTTATTGCTTTAAGCGTTGAGGTTAGATTTAAACCTTTTTCAACATTTGCTTTGATTTGGCTGTACAAATACACATTTGTTCTTGAAGGATCTATGTAAACTTTTCCTGTAAGTTTTGCGGCTTCTGCAAAGACATCTTCATACCCCATTACCGTAACCCCTTGAGAAGCAAAGTATGATTTAACCTCGTCGGTTAACTGTTTCGACGAAATAAAAATAATTGCCCTAGTTTTATCGACTATTGCATAAGCGGTAACAACAGGATTACATCTTACATCTCTTCCGCGGACATTAAAAAGATAGCAGACATCTTCAAGGGCTCCGATAACCGTAGAATCGGCTTTTTTTTCGGTAAGCATGTAGCGGACTTCTTCAATCTTTTCTTTTGCGGATTTTCCTGTGTATTTTTCCTCTAAGATAAAAGCTTCACTTAAAACAGCCTGAGGACGGTCTTTCCAGATTTCGCCTATTAGGTCGATATCTGTAACAAGTTCAATACCACCAAGCTCTTTTTGCATAGAATCAAAGCTGTAAACAGATACAACCCTACCATCCATTCCGAGTTTTTCACCCGGTTTTAAAGCGGATTTTAAAAACTCGTTTACGGTGGGAACCCCCGGCTCCATCATTTTATAAAGTTCAATTCCGGATCCTTCAAGCTGCTTTTCAGCCTGTAAAAAGTAACGGCCGTCCGTCCATAAAATAGCCTTATCCTTGGTAACAAGAACGGTTCCTGCAGATCCCGTAAAACCCGAAATAAACTCGCGTGTTTTATAGTTTTCGGGTAAATATTCACTCTGATGAGGATCGGAAGAAGGGATCAAATAAGCACTTAAAGAATGCTCCTTCATTTTTTGCCTTAGAGCGGCAACTCTATCTCGTATATTCATATAAACCATCCTTTAAAATATAATTTTATGTCTTGAGAGTATAATACTATTTATATTTTATGTAAAGCCTTTTAATATGTAAACCATTTACTATGTAAATTTAATAAAACGTTTATCGGTTCAAATGATATTGATAAATTCTATAAACTATATCCCTCTTTGCCCCTGTTTTTTCGATGTCGGTAATCATGGGAATATTGTATTCCCAAATAGTAGAACCTTCTCCTTCCAAATATCCT
It encodes:
- a CDS encoding aminopeptidase P family protein; this encodes MNIRDRVAALRQKMKEHSLSAYLIPSSDPHQSEYLPENYKTREFISGFTGSAGTVLVTKDKAILWTDGRYFLQAEKQLEGSGIELYKMMEPGVPTVNEFLKSALKPGEKLGMDGRVVSVYSFDSMQKELGGIELVTDIDLIGEIWKDRPQAVLSEAFILEEKYTGKSAKEKIEEVRYMLTEKKADSTVIGALEDVCYLFNVRGRDVRCNPVVTAYAIVDKTRAIIFISSKQLTDEVKSYFASQGVTVMGYEDVFAEAAKLTGKVYIDPSRTNVYLYSQIKANVEKGLNLTSTLKAIKNAVELKNFDDAMEKDGAAMVKILKWVEENAGKGITEWDVSEKLLKFRAEGKDFLEESFETISGYGPNGAIIHYAPSPAESAKLQPKSFLLLDSGGQYLNGTTDITRTIKLGELTEQEKTDYTLVLKAHISLARAKFKAGTTGHAIDTIPREHLWARGRDYKHGTGHGVGYVLSVHEGPQSISSRFLDVPMKLGMVTSNEPGLYVAGSHGIRIESLIVTTEFAKTDDGEFYQFKTITLCPIDTRPIVPGILSDEDINWLNEYHKEVRERLSPYLDEAHKAFLVDRTKAI